Proteins encoded together in one Musa acuminata AAA Group cultivar baxijiao chromosome BXJ3-6, Cavendish_Baxijiao_AAA, whole genome shotgun sequence window:
- the LOC103989276 gene encoding probable protein phosphatase 2C 33, with the protein MPGKMFLNGATSAASLFTQRGRKGINQDAMLVWENFGDRSDTVFCGVFDGHGPNGHKVARKVRDILPLKLRASWEVYIGNDECRENNISSTRSMNSEETSSMNLNEESKASVGFEERVKHSETLTILKDSFLKAFRIVDKELRLHPDIDCFYSGTTAVTLVKQGQDLVIGNVGDSRAVLGTRDQHNTLVAVQLTVDLKPNLPREAERIRRCRGRVFALRGEPEVARVWLPNIDSPGLAMARALGDFCLKNFGLISVPEISYRRITEKDEFIVLATDGVWDVLSNREVVKIVSTVSARSSAARILVESAVRAWKLKYPTSKIDDCAVVCLFLGIDSSNDASIAKASEVGLPLDAIEIGHDKQEPAGPTCLNQSGTIRARTANYQDKEATKDHV; encoded by the exons ATGCCTGGGAAGATGTTCCTCAACGGCGCCACCAGCGCCGCGTCGCTCTTCACCCAGCGGGGCAGGAAGGGGATCAACCAGGACGCCATGCTCGTGTGGGAG AATTTTGGAGATAGAAGTGATACTGTTTTTTGTGGAGTTTTTGATGGTCATGGTCCAAATGGCCACAAGGTGGCGAGGAAAGTGAGAGATATTCTCCCTCTAAAGCTGCGTGCCAGTTGGGAAGTATATATAGGTAATGATGAATGCAGAGAGAACAATATCAGCAGTACCAGAAGCATGAATTCAGAGGAAACTTCATCTATGAACCTCAATGAAGAATCCAAAGCTTCTGTTGGCTTTGAAGAAAGAGTCAAGCATTCAGAAACATTGACAATATTGAAAGACTCATTCCTAAAGGCTTTTAGAATAGTGGATAAAGAACTGAGACTGCATCCAGATATCGATTGCTTTTACAGTGGGACAACAGCAGTTACTTTGGTCAAGCAG GGTCAAGATCTTGTCATTGGAAATGTTGGAGACTCAAGAGCAGTATTAGGCACAAGAGATCAACATAACACCTTGGTTGCAGTCCAGTTGACTGTGGATCTTAAACCAAATCTTCCCA GGGAAGCAGAAAGAATTAGGCGTTGTAGGGGCCGTGTCTTTGCTCTTCGGGGTGAGCCAGAGGTGGCTCGTGTATGGCTGCCTAATATTGACTCCCCTGGATTGGCAATGGCACGAGCCTTGGGGGATTTTTGTTTGAAGAATTTTGGTTTGATTTCTGTGCCAGAGATTTCATATAGACGCATCACAGAAAAAGATGAGTTCATCGTCTTGGCTACTGATGGG GTCTGGGATGTATTGTCCAACAGAGAGGTGGTAAAGATTGTCAGTACTGTTTCTGCAAGGTCCTCCGCGGCTCGTATTCTTGTTGAATCAGCAGTTAGGGCATGGAAGCTCAAGTATCCAACCTCGAAGATTGATGACTGCGCTGTGGTCTGCCTCTTCCTTGGTATAGATTCATCCAATGATGCCTCCATTGCCAAGGCCAGTGAAGTTGGTTTACCACTGGATGCCATCGAGATTGGCCACGACAAACAAGAACCTGCAGGGCCAACTTGTCTGAACCAATCTGGCACGATCAGAGCTCGCACTGCGAACTATCAGGATAAGGAAGCTACAAAAGACCATGTCTAG
- the LOC103989826 gene encoding probable E3 ubiquitin-protein ligase RHC1A: protein MEGHLCADTAAWCLYAKLKAWRPPSESCRLLAPVVIKLHYTVLHFHGGRVMQEPPCPYHCYVFTLGEFLHHESRGLAISFLLFHGGAYGRDFHAARQLEEELFTFCNGPVESALNVGRGIEITVGIRFDRHWIGLEPSFVVGGGFGGVPASSDAAKELVVVKYERGGDVREESCRICLEEFDEGAEVTQMPCTHAFHGGCLARWLESSHICPLCRHAIADSAGP, encoded by the coding sequence ATGGAGGGTCATCTTTGTGCTGACACTGCTGCTTGGTGTCTCTATGCTAAGCTGAAGGCGTGGAGGCCGCCGTCGGAATCGTGTAGGCTATTGGCTCCGGTGGTGATCAAGCTCCACTACACCGTGTTGCACTTTCACGGAGGTCGAGTGATGCAGGAACCGCCGTGCCCCTACCACTGCTACGTGTTCACTCTCGGGGAGTTCCTCCACCATGAATCTCGCGGCCTGGCGATCTCGTTCCTTCTCTTTCACGGAGGCGCCTACGGCCGTGATTTCCATGCCGCTAGGCAGTTGGAGGAAGAACTCTTCACCTTCTGCAATGGCCCAGTTGAGTCGGCTCTCAACGTGGGCAGAGGGATCGAGATCACCGTCGGCATCCGCTTCGACCGGCACTGGATCGGATTGGAGCCTTCTTTCGTCGTCGGCGGGGGTTTCGGCGGTGTGCCGGCGTCGTCGGATGCAGCGAAGGAGCTGGTGGTGGTGAAGTACGAGCGTGGTGGAGATGTCCGAGAGGAGAGTTGCAGGATCTGCTTGGAAGAGTTCGACGAGGGCGCCGAGGTGACGCAGATGCCATGCACGCACGCCTTCCATGGCGGCTGTCTCGCTCGATGGTTGGAGAGCAGCCACATCTGCCCTCTCTGCAGACACGCCATAGCCGATTCCGCTGGTCCCTGA